A region of Streptomyces cinnamoneus DNA encodes the following proteins:
- a CDS encoding SGNH/GDSL hydrolase family protein, whose protein sequence is MSMSRARVARRIAAAAAYGGGGAGLLGGAALGVLLTEVALARRVVGGAGGTPPHADGRYGSAFVHSLGAEPLVLGVLGDSTAAGQGVHRPRQTPGALLATGLAAVAERPVVLHNVALSGAQSYDLERQVTQVLSDPERAPDVCVIMIGANDVTHRVPYARSVRLLSEAVRRLRDAGCEVVVGTCPDLGTIEPVYQPLRWLARRLSRQLAAAQTIGVLEAGGRTVSLGDLLGPEFAENPRELFGPDNYHPSAEGYATAAMAVLPTLCAALGLWPEDEERPDATRREGILPVARAAAEAASEGGTEVTPAGRGRRWALLKRRRRQRLPVAEGAETGGGPGSGAGSAPGTGAASGSATGQAWDAAHTDAGP, encoded by the coding sequence ATGTCGATGTCGAGGGCGAGGGTCGCACGGCGGATCGCCGCAGCGGCGGCGTACGGCGGCGGCGGGGCCGGCCTGCTGGGCGGAGCGGCGCTCGGGGTGCTGCTCACCGAGGTGGCGCTGGCCAGGCGGGTCGTCGGCGGGGCCGGCGGCACCCCGCCGCACGCCGACGGGCGCTACGGCTCGGCGTTCGTGCACAGCCTGGGCGCCGAGCCGCTGGTGCTGGGCGTGCTCGGCGACTCCACGGCCGCCGGGCAGGGCGTGCACCGGCCGCGGCAGACGCCCGGGGCCCTGCTCGCGACGGGGCTCGCCGCGGTCGCCGAGCGGCCGGTGGTGCTGCACAACGTGGCGCTGTCCGGCGCGCAGTCGTACGACCTGGAGCGGCAGGTCACCCAGGTCCTGTCCGATCCCGAGCGGGCGCCCGACGTGTGCGTGATCATGATCGGCGCGAACGACGTCACGCACCGGGTGCCGTACGCGCGCTCGGTGCGGCTGCTGTCCGAGGCCGTGCGCAGACTGCGGGACGCCGGGTGCGAGGTCGTGGTGGGCACGTGCCCGGACCTGGGCACGATCGAGCCGGTGTACCAGCCGCTGCGCTGGCTGGCGCGGCGGCTGAGCCGGCAGCTGGCCGCCGCGCAGACGATAGGGGTGCTGGAGGCGGGCGGGCGGACGGTCTCGCTGGGCGACCTGCTGGGCCCGGAGTTCGCGGAGAACCCGCGGGAGCTGTTCGGGCCGGACAACTACCACCCGTCGGCCGAGGGCTACGCGACCGCGGCGATGGCCGTGCTGCCGACGCTGTGCGCGGCGCTGGGGCTGTGGCCGGAGGACGAGGAGCGGCCCGACGCGACGCGGCGGGAGGGCATCCTGCCGGTGGCCCGGGCGGCGGCGGAGGCGGCGTCCGAGGGCGGCACGGAGGTCACGCCCGCGGGGCGGGGGCGGCGCTGGGCGCTGCTCAAGCGCCGGCGGCGGCAGCGGCTGCCGGTGGCGGAGGGGGCGGAGACCGGGGGCGGGCCGGGATCCGGGGCCGGATCGGCGCCCGGGACCGGGGCCGCGTCGGGATCCGCGACCGGGCAGGCGTGGGACGCCGCGCATACCGACGCCGGGCCGTGA